The Penicillium oxalicum strain HP7-1 chromosome V, whole genome shotgun sequence genomic interval CAGACCTGGGCCAGGTTGGGGTTCTCAAAGCCTGGCATGCAGGCAATAGTTGCAATGAGGCTGAAAAGGAGCGGAGAAAGAAGTGATGATTAAGGATGCATCACACTAGTGCGTGACCATTCAGTTGTCGCCCGTGGGACGTGAAATTCGGCAaacgtggaagaagaaatcaaaaaagggaaaaaaaagaagcaggcAAAACCTCGAAACTCGGAGTCAGGAGCGTGGTGGAGCCGGCCGACTTCCCAATCAAGTGCGCCTCCGAACAGCAGCCATTCTGGCGTCAGGTCCACTCCCGCGAGCCCAAATCCACGGGGCCAGTCTACTGGGCAGATGCACAGACCAAACAAATCGATGCAATCGGGCAAAATTGGGGCATCGCGTGCGGTGGGTATCGAGATACGGCCCTCGAGGACCAGTGCACACGAGACAGTGCTCCACGTTCTCTTGCCCAGGCCATTTATGCCGAAACTCGAAACAAAAGCAGCCGAATCCCCCGCCGGGGTCATGGAAGATGTTTTGTTTGATATTCCACGGCGGCCCTTCTGAAGTCGTCTATTCGTCGTCATGAGGCCTCACCAGTACCTGCTTCTGTGCTTGGCTTTGCTTGTATGCGGCATTCATGCAGTAGAGTTCCATTTCACCGATAACACATTCCCTTCTTGTGCAGTAAGTTGCCCTCGGGGAGGATGAGACAAGAGACGAGGCGGGGATGGTCAATAGTCCGGGACTGACTCGACACTCAAAACAGTTGACGTGCGACAAGCAATTGGCGGCCTCCAACTGCTCACTTGCCACCGATGTGTCATGCTTCTGCCAGCACAGAGAGGTCGCGGCCTCGGTCCTCGATTGCGCCGAAGCCCACTGCACGGTGAAGGAATACTTCAGTACGTGTCAGAACCCTGCGCTGTTGATGACTTTCATTGTCTGACATCCCTCTAGCCACCTATAGATTGTATGAGGATAAGTGCAACATCCCGAAGTTGAAGGGCCCACCCGTCGTCAGTGCCTCGACTCTCGTTCCTCTCATTTTGGccgtctttttcttctttgctcgaATTGTGGCCAAGTTCCAGGGCCTTGGAGGTGGTTGGGGATGGGATGACTACACGATCATCGTCTCATTTGTGAGTCTCCATGTTGTTGGCAAGTCCCCAAGGGCGAGGTGCTCATTATCATCTCATGCAGATCCTTGGAATCGCCTTCTACGCCGGGTATACCATCAGTGAGTTGTCAAGTCCTACCGTTTTCTCCAACATATCGAAGCTGTTGACTAATCAGACCCAGCTATCACTCACGGCACCGGCATGAATATTTGGGACATTCCCTTCGATGATATCAACCAGTTCTACCAGGTATGGGTCTTTTTCACCCACTCTATACTGCCAGCACGAGTGTGAATCTCACATCATTTGACAGTCCTTCCAATCCATCGCAATCATGTACAAAATCCAAATCTCTCTCGCCAAAATCTCCGTGTGCCTGTtccttctccgcatcttccACACTCGGACATTCAGATACATCGCCTACGCTCTCATCATTGCAAATGCTGCCATCGGCCTCTGTTGGGCCTTTGTCGATTCTTTCCGCTGCATCCCTACCCGCCTCACCTGGCTGGGTTGGCAGGGCGAGGAATCTGGACGTTGCATCAACTTCATCGTGTCGATTCTGGTCAACTGTTTAGCCAACATCGCTGTTGACTCGGTTCTGATCTTGTTGCCGGTGTTTGAAGTAGTCAAACTGCAGTTAcctctgaagaagaagcttgcTGTTGCGACCATGTTTGCTGTTGGATCAGTGTACGTCTCAATATCTTTGGCATGCTCGCCGATCCCTTGTCAGTGAAGCTAATCTTCTCGCCTCAGGTTGACCGTCGTTGCCATCATCCGTGCGGTCGTGTTCTGGAGAAACCGCTGGGGCCTGAATCAGACCAAGGGCTTGTACCCTCTCCTTCGCTGGTCTGTCATTGAGGTCGAGATCTCCGTCATGTGTGCTTGTCTGCCCGCTTTCCGAGCGCTCATTGGACGCTACTTCCCTACCTTGGTTGGATCCGAGCGTCGGGCTTACGCTACACACACCATGGAAGGCTACAGCAGACACACCGGACAGCCCAGCAACATCAACAAGTCTGTCAGCTACTCTGTGAACTACCACACCCGCTCAGAGACTAACAGTGTTGTGGAGTTGGTCGATGTCAACGGAAAGGAGCGCGTCTAGAACGGCTTCGAGCCACGATTAGTCAATCTTACTCTCCTACTCCTGGCAACCACTCCGAGGTCCCTATGTGCAGTGTCTCTTCAATTATGACATGGACCTCGACCATCGATGAGCCGGAcaatctctctctttcctctttccttttccccttcctgTGACggatcctttttctttttttattcttgTACCACATTCatataccctttttttccacaATTTTCACCTCCAAGCCAGCCTTACGCAGGCTTGAAAACTTTTCTTTACCTTATGAAATAATATTGAAAACCAATTGACGATCTCCGTTCGGTGCTGAAATCCTTCTTCCTGCGAATCCGCCCGGTGGCAAAGCGGCCGTGTGTCCGGTACGTTCAACCTGAGCTCCTTCATGCTCAACAACGACACTCGAGCAAGGGTCTCACTCTTTTGGGAGAAGGCCTGAAATTACCTCTCCTTTCCCTATCGCAGATCCCTTTGACTTGGATCACGATGGCCAGGGATCAAGGGGCTATGCCGCGTGTACCATCACAATTCAGAGACAAACGGCCGTGTGCTCGCCTCAGTTACGTAGCCCAAGAGGCAAAAGCCTAAAAAATTTACTCAAGATACAAAGGTCCCAAATTTACCAAAAGTACGTCCAGTGACGGCGATGTTCGCCTTCTCGAGACTAGTCGCCCATGCAAGTGTTTTCGGAGTACTTCCATTATGATACCCGGAGTTTGTCGAGACGCGTCTCGGCCAGCGCAGATTGGTCAAGCATGTTCAGCTCAGCGACCCAGTCTCGATCTTGGCGGAATTATTACAAAAGGTCACCTCAGCAAAATTACTACAGTGTCAGGGTCGGGAGACCCCCCGCTTCACAAGTGCCGAGGCCTGGACATCCAGAGTGCACAATACTGTGTCATGCATAGTCAAATCCATCAGGACTCGTCCGTCTCGACTCTTCCGGAGAAAGACTTGCCGCAAAATGATCTGGACTTTCCCGTCGATCCTGCTCTACTCTGCACCCTGCCCGGCCTAAGCTGGCTGGCCCCTGATCCGGTAGGATGAATGCTTGTCGATCCCTCCAGAATACGAGGGTTTCGGGACGGACTTCCTCCGAAAGTGACTCAATTGACTCTCAAAAAGATTGGAGCCCATCAGCGTTCAGCTTTGGGCTGACTCAGTGTGTGTGTTTCGGATCGTTAGCGCCAAAGTCtatccccctccccatttGTTTCTATTTACGTGCTCCGGAAAAACTCCGGGATCCTTTCAATGGCCTCCGCCAGCCATTGGGGATACTGAATGACTATGAAGGGAGCTGTTCTAAGTTTTGAATCTTCTTCACGTCTTCCTCACTGGATGCCTCTAGCTCGAGGGAGAAAGTAAGGTTATATTTATGCATGTCGTACATACTGCAAATCCCGCAAGTGTTACTAGCCGCCAGCCTCGTGGAAGTGTCCTGCATTGCGGTGGATCTGAAAGCAGAGGAGTGGAATCCCTAGTGTCAGCATCGAATCCCTAGAACATTGCGCTGGGTCGGACTTGTTCCACATTCGAATCCCGTCACTTACAGTTGATGTAAAGACGTTTCGATCGGCCTTGTCGTGAGAATGGCGCGCCGCTCCAATGTTTCAAAGCACCGGGCTTCCGCCCTTCGAGCCGGACCTGAGGCGGAAGAATGACAAGACTGGTTGTTTCAGCATGACGACTTTGAGTACTTTATGTAGTCTGCGTGGATTACCCAACCCATAGGTATAGGACTATGGCCAAGAAAGCTGGGTTCGGCCAAATCTCCGGACCTTTCGGGCATATTCAATGAGGGTCGGAACAGGAGACGCAATATTCAAATTGTAGTTTGATATTTCCGCAGCAGCAAGTGCATCTCTGGCGCTCTTGGAATGCCACGGTGGGCCATGTCTGTCAGAGCCGACTAGGGCTTGCTCGTGCCTGCTTCATCGCGCACCAATTTTACCTACCAGGTATGCTGAGGTTACTGTAGTAGTGGGGAGCTGATAAGGCGGGACCACCGCCCAGCCACGCCGTCTCTTGCCCTTATTCCGGAGCAAATTACTACGATACATTCATGTGAATATTGTCAATTTGGCCTCTCCGTCTTCGCTTCCGTCGCCCGGAAAAATCATGACAGACAAGTTTCCTCTCTAAGTCCCCAACGATAATGGGCTGTATATCAAGTTTCTCAGCGGGAGAATGGCAAAATACAACTTGGAGCTGAAACAAAGGGTAGCTCTGGCCAGATCATGTATAAGGCCTGAGATGCTCCTTGACGCTGGCGGATATTTCTTTCTGGGTGGCCAAACCTGCACCCTGGCAGTCAGTATTCGAATTCAGTGGTGCCATCTTCATGAGCGGATGTTGAGAGGATCCAATCCTGTCACTCCTTGTAGATGTATCATGGAGGTTCTGACCGTGCTTGAAACATCAATTTTCCTTCAGATTGAGGTTTACGTATATAGGTATGTGTCGATCAGACGTCGAGCGGTCCATGGACCTAATACACATGGTTGCAGCTGGGTTAAAGCCTTGGCATCTTTGTGTATTGACCCTGTCCACTAAGCGTCTTTCGATCCGAGCCATATCATGATTGCATAGATTGATAAGCTAACCCCCTAAATAAAAATGATTCTTAAATCTCAACATGATCATTGATCGATAATCATCCTGGTTCCATCGATCGTTGCGTTGGGTCGAGTTTCTTCTAATCACCAGTGTACAGTGACGGTGGGCTCAATGTTTTCAATGTGTTGCGGCGTCCGAATGAACTTTCCTCTGAGCATGACTCATTGAGCAAGACGAGAGTCTAGAACTCTGGAGGCAGTTTATATTTTCCAGCTGGAGAACGAGCCATCAAACTACTTCGGTGGCCACCGTGGGAGGTGAAATTTTGCACGTTTTTATCAAGCGGCGAGAGCTGTACTGTACCTGAGAAGTGGATCCATTCTAATCCAATTGGGGCTCGGAGAACCTCAGGCCCGCATGAGTTCCTCCAAACTCTCAGCCGCCTGCTCACATCGTGCTTCTCAAGGCATCATCCACTTCGTACGCTGGGCGGGCTTTATGAACATGATCCCGCACTGGCCTTAACCCAATATTTCCAGCAGATCCTCGACCGAAATGATTGATTTGGTGTAAGACTACGATTATAGACGTGATAGCTCAAGACGAGCGGCAAAAGGACAACAGTACCAGTCAACATGGAGGGACTCTTCACCTTGCTCGCGCTGAGCATCGTGATGGCAGTGACGTGAGATATCCCGACACCTGGAGCGAGAGACCTGCTGGGAGTGTTTGCTGATATATGCTGCTTTGGGGGTTTTTTCAGATCCTTCGTTGTCGGTTCACTCCCCCTCGCGTTGACACTCTCTGCCTCTCAATTACGATTGATCTCTTCAATCGGAATGGGAGTGTTGGTCGGTACATCTTTAATTGTCATTATCCCCGAGGGCATTGAGACTTTATACAGCGCCAATGCTGTCGGTCGAAAGACGATCAGCGCCCGCGCAAGCACTGTCGTGTGGCCTTGCGAAGGGCTCATCCCGACAGCTTCAGTGAAGCGCGATGTTTATAGCTCTGGGTTGCCGCCTACCATTCCAGTGCCATTCCTTGATATCGACCCCGCAACTTCTTTGCCCCATGGCCACCGGGACGCATGGTGGGAGCCTTCGTATGCGCTGCGCGCACGCAGAAACGAGAACCCGAGTGACAAAGAAAAGCatgggaaggaggaggaagaggaggaggaacgGAGTTCTCCGCATGCTTGGATTGGTGTCGCCCTTATTAGCGGATTTATTCTCATGTACCTCATCGACAAGGTCCCTGAGTATGCCTCGCCGACCAAGCCCGACCGACAACCATATCACATTTCCCTTGACAATCTTGGCTCCGGCCTACGACGCAGTTCCTCCCCAGCGCGGCCGGATAGCCTTCTGGAGGCAGGGCCGTCGCATCAGCAACATGGCCACAGTTTCGCCACCACCATGGGCTTGGTGATTCACGCTGCCGCGGACGGTATCGCATTGGGCGCGACCAGCACGGACACAGGGCTCAGCTTTATCATTTTCCTTGCCATCATGGTCCACAAGGCTCCCGCCTCCTTTGGCCTGACCTCCATTCTCCTGAAGCAGGGGCTTTCCGCCCGTACGGCTAGAGCGCATTTGCTGGTCTTCAGTCTTGCCGCTCCCATCGGTGCACTAGCCACATTTCTCTTCGCCCACCTCCTCGGGACTTCCAATGGGGACGAGGCTGCATCTTTATGGCGAACAGggatgcttcttcttttctccggGGGCACCTTTCTGTAAGTTCGCCTGCTCCCACGGGAAAGTATGCAAGGTTCTAATAATGAAACTAGATACGTGGCTGTGCACACGATGCAGGAAAATGGGCCCGCATCCACCTCGCGCGAGATGTCCGCAAACAGATACTCAGACTCGCGTGACTCGCCCAAAGGCACGGATAAATCGATGCGAGACTTGGTGGCATCCGTGTTGGGTATGATTCTACCGCTTTTCCTGCAGATTGGCCATGCACACTAGACCCGCTACTGCCTTTGCGATTGACCGAGCACCTCTATGCTCAATGCAAATCTGCTGGTCGCAGGTGCGGCCGCGTTCTCGAGCGCCTTTTTGGCCTTCTCGACCTATTCTCCCTTCAAAACTTTGTTCAAGAGCACGTTGTGCGCCCATTTGAGATTGATTTAGCGATATAAAATTGCTCGGGCCAAAGCTTGTTTTCGCAAACCCCGGGCcttgtcccccccccttgcTCCCACAGAATCCTGTCGGACCCTCGTTGTTTGGTGATACTTTTTCAAAGTGTCCTTTGCGGCCGATCGgactccctctctctctttttccatacacacatacacacacacacaaccCAACCTCACACGAGATCTTCGACTTGCGTATAGATTTTTTGAACCATTTTGTAAACTAGGGGCGTGTGGCGGAGGGGAGGACCATAATCATTGCATCTGTCTTTTATTTTGCACAAATCACATCGACGTAGCGTGACGTTGAACGCGAGTCAACCCTCGAGCAGACCACTTTACTATAAACTGCGTCAGCCCCTCATGTCTCTCCATCGGATCGCTCTCACATGGGGACCCTGCTCATCTTTAAATCACTAGACTCGAGGATGATGGCAGCATTTGCCAATCGCATGCCGTCAGTTTGAATCATCTTTGCCCGAAGAAGCGTTCCATGGTCGACTTTTGGGAGCCCGTCTGGCTATCCACGGCTCCACCCACATGGCTCCTCATCGGACAATCTCATCTATCAAGACAATTTTGCTTGGCTGAGGACTAATCTTAGTGCACAGATCTGGGAAGCTTTGACCAGATGACCACGACACTTTGCCTGCACAGGCTCCGCGGATCTTCAGTTGCGGCCATCCCTGTTGTCTCGCGAGCGCGCGCGCtaagaaaacaaaaagacctCAGTGCCGGCGCCAGACGAGGCTCGTAGATTGGTCGCCCACGGTGGCCGCATCTCGGTTCCCTTGTGATCATTCGATCCAGATTTTCCTCCGATCTGCCCACATGAGGCGTATCTTGCCAGCTCCATGGCTGCACTGTTGCCTCGTTTGCCTCTGCCAACCCAAAGTTCGCCCTCCCGGTAGAGCGCCATCAGCTTAACTCGGGTGTGACGATCTCACGACCAGACTGGAGGGCGGGGAGGGGATTGATAGAAGGATTCTTCAGCGAGTCTTCTTCGTCAAAGGCACCCCCTTTCTCCTCGCACGTGTCTCACAGGCAGGCGACGTAATCTCCAATCCCTTTCTGGGGAGCTACCAGTCATCGCATCCGTGATCGCTCATCGCTCCAGTTATCAACTCGACCGGGAGCAATCACATCCATCTTTCCGGTCGGCTTGTGGAGTCGGGGAGAGCTTGGCAGCTTTGTCAGTCTCAAGGCCCACCAGTCACGACATCGACTCCGCCGGAAGTGacccttttttcttttcttttcgtggGTTCGTGATTGCTCACCCGTCATCGTTCCCATCTGCTCTCGGGCAGCAAGCTGGAGACCATCTGGACAAGCTGGAGAAACCTGGAAACAACATCCACGCCTGTAGTTTGAAACCATCACACAGACACTGAGCCCTCGACAACACCACGCTCGACTATCAGATTAGGTCTCATCTTATTCGATCAGTCAGAAAACGGCCGCTTTAGATCGCCCTCGTTGCTCATTAGGCATCGAGGGGCCCACATCGTCTGAGATTCCCTCGGTCGAACCCCCTCTGTGGCCAGCCTCTCCCGATCCAAACCCATACCCATCGCCCCTCGTAGCCAGTACCCGACCACAGCGCTTGTTCaccgtttttttttctgtctctctctctctctctctctttcttctttttgtgaCTCCGATCGCAGATCTTGATATTCTGGTGGTGGAGACCATCGAACCGGATTCACGAtatttttccattttctaCTTGCGGACACCGAGAGAGGCTTGTCTGACGCATATCTCCCCCCGATCCCACCCACGCCTTGGTCACATCGGCGACACTCGAAGAACGGGCTGGCCTGGGTCTTTGCTGCCCCAGGACACGGCCAGCGCTCGCCATGGACTCCGATCCAGCGTACAGCGACACGGATGTGCCGATGAACTCACGGTCGATGGCTCACCAGCTCGAATCTCCGATGGTCTCAAATCATGACTCGATCCCCTCTTTCCACAATACCCCGACCCGCTCCCTCAGCGCCTCCAAGAATGCCGTCACACCGATTCCTGCAAACCTACTGCCGTCAGCTCCTGCGTCACCCCCGACGCCGGCGCCCAGTCCGACTCCGCATCAACGACTCGCGAACTGGCAATCgagcgacgaagaagaaaatgccTTCCTGGTGAATCTGCGCATCCACTTCAGTACGCTCACCAACACCCGCAAACAGAAGTTGCTGGAGAGTCTATTGGATGGATGTGACAGTCAACAGTTGAGCTTTGTCTCGAGTTATGTTGGCCCGAGGTTACGAAAGGACCCCTTCCAAGTGTTCCCCAACGAGCTGTGTCTACGAGTAAGATTGCCCGATGAGCCCACGGCGGGATTTGAAATATCGTCGAAGTGGAAAAGTATTGACTGAGCATTTGCACTTCCTCGCGTTCTAGGTTCTGTCCTTCATCGACGACCCGAAAACCCTCGCCCGATCCTCACAGGTCTCCCGTCGCTGGCGGGAACTGCTCAACGACGATATCACATGGAAGAATCTCTGCGTGAAGCACGCGTACTCTGTACGGCGCATCTCAGGCGACGGCGAGCTGGACTCGCTCACCACCACACGGTCTGCCGAACCAATCGTCGACTCGCGCGCCATGGCCAGTTTGCGCCGCTTGACGGCATCGACAGAACACGCGGCCCCGAGACAGGCTCCCGGCCTACCCCGCACTCTCTCGGGAGAGTGGCTGCCTCCGAGCAGCCTCTCCTCTCGACGACGTCGAGCGCGACCCATCTCATACCGATCGCAATTTAAGCAGAAATACATGGTTGAGTCAGCGTGGAAGAAGGGCGGCAGATGTACACAGCGCCATATTACTCCTGACCAGGGCGTTGTGACGAGTCTGCATCTGACATCAAAGTACATCGTGGTCGCGTTGGACAACGCCAAGATTCATGTCTACGACACCAACGGAGATAACCAAAAGACTCTGGAGGGCCATGTGATGGGTGTGTGGGCAATGGTTCCGTGGGACGACATTTTGGTCAGCGGAGGCTGCGACCGAGAGGTTCGCGTGTGGAACATGGCGACGGGGTAAGTTCTTGTGCTGAGCTCGATGTGGTCCGTGTTGTGTTCGACGTGATGACTCTTTCAAACGAGCTAACGAATCCTGATCTATCGTGACAGAGTGGGAATCCATTTGTTACGTGGGCACACATCCACCGTGCGATGCCTCAAAATGTCCGACCGAAACACTGCCATCTCGGGCTCAAGAGATACAACCCTACGAATTTGGGATCTGGCCACGGGAACATGCCGCAATGTTCTGGTGGGGCACCAGGCGAGTGTGCGATGTCTGGCCATCCATGGAGATCTTGTGGTCTCGGGTAGTTACGATACCACGGCTCGCATATGGAATATATCCCAAGGTCGCTGTGTGCGTACCTTGTCGGGTCACTTTAGTCAAATTTACGCCATCGCTTTTGATGGGCGGCGTATCGCAACGGGGAGCTTGGACACCAGCGTGCGCATCTGGGACCCACATTCTGGACAATGCCATGCCATCCTGCAAGGGCATACCTCCCTGGTCGGACAATTACAGATGCGCGGCGATACGCTGGTCACCGGCGGATCGGATGGATCTGTTCGCGTTTGGTCGCTGACCAAGATGGCCCCCATTCATCGACTGGCCGCTCACGATAATAGTGTGACAAGTCTGCAATTCGACCATACCAGAATTGTAAGCGGAGGCAGTGATGGCCGGGTCAAGGTTTGGAGTCTGGCGACGGGTCAGCTGCTGCGAGAATTGAGTAGTCCCGCTGAGGCTGTCTGGAGAGTGGCAttcgaagaagagaaggccGTCATCATGGCGAGCCGATCTGGTCGAACTGTCATGGAGGTGCGTGACCTTTTccgttcctttttttttcggtgtTGCGATCCCATCTTTCACTCATCCCtacgagagagagatcgacatctcttcttgttgttgtCCTATTGCTAACAACAGAATTCTCCTCCTGGTATAGGTTTGGTCATTCTCCCCGCCCCCTGAAGACGGCGAAGATGGTGTAGCCGTGGAGAGCGCGTCCAGCACACCGGAGATGGGCTCAGTCCACGACAACGGGCTTGCATTTGACGCCCGATCTCGCACTCTGATTTTAGATCCCTCGCCCAGAGTTCTGTCTTCTGGGGATGACGATCAGGCCATGACCGACGTGGCGCTATAAAGGAACGGGAACGGCCTTTTGGTTGTCgaccttctctttcttctcatttAACATAATCTTCATTTCACATATAACCTGCCCTCTCACTATCGACCGCGGAGTGACATTTTGCGAACGGTGCAGCGCCAGATGATATCCCATTTACTCACCCTTGAACTAATTATATCTCTTGCCCTCAATCTGGTctgggcttcttcttcttgttcttcttctttaccAGCAGATGACCGGGCTGTTTTTGATCCCCCGCTGCTGGCTGGACCTGTGTGACGCATCCATCACTCCCAATCTCACTGCTACGAAGGGTTCGCAAAGCCTTTGCATATTTGGTGTTGCTTTGATTTTTGTTACCGGATGGGCCCAGATGATGCCCATGGAATGGACCGTTGGCGAACTTCTACCGAATCTTCTCGAGTTTTGTGGAATCTTTTTATTCTTCGcaaccatcttcatcatttTCAAGGACATGGATGTCTGGTGCAATCTATTCGATGGGAACAGCGAAATTTGGTCTACGCTGCAGATCCCTCCGTCCGGATAGCCATCTCTGGGCTATGATTCCCTCTAGGCAGGAGCGAGTCGTTTGTGTATCGGAATTGATATCAGTTTGAGTATTGGGTTCTCTTTTGGCATTGGGTGGAGGGGTCATCCGGTCGTCTTCTCAATGCACTAGAAGAATGTAGTGGTGCGGGAATCAGACCGTACTATACGTCCACGGATAAGGTGACTTTATCTACCACGCAGGTACAACCTAGAGTACTAGTTAGTACTACGGTCCAACTGTCCACTCCATTACTGGTACCAGACTCTTTCAGATTAGTAGTACCTGTAGTAAAACTTACTGGTAGTAAGCTACTACTACCTTAGGTCGTGGGATGGTCTGCCCGTGGGCACCGGCGCAGGGCTGACTCATCCTCCCGGTGGCGGTCCGCGGGGCCTGACAGTGACTGACTGGACCATCTGGACTCTGAAGGTGCGTTCCTATTGGTAGCAGTCTGCCGGGGCGGTCGGGTCCACCCGCACGGTACTGATGCGCTTTCACGTTTCCCCAACCATCCAACTaaagaagccaaaaaaagTCGGgagtcgagagagagagagcgcgcggACGTACCTGTAATCCCCCATCAATTCGACCATCTGACACCATGTCTGGTATCCTCTCCCAATTTTAGCGACACTTTTGAAACTAGAGTCATCCATTCAGCCGACTGTCCACCTCAATTATCGGACACCCTCTGTCGTTGGCCATGCATTAGAGTGGCCCTCAAATCAGCCAGTCGATTTGACTAGATTCACGTGGCACCCacattccccccccccccccccaaagacAAGCGCGCCGAGTCTGTTTAGTGGTACCTCTTACcactcccctcccccgagAGAGACTCAGAGGCGCGGCTGTTTTAGGGGTCCCGTGCGGCGGTGCAGCGCAGAGCGTGGAGTGTGTATTGCGTATTCTGGCTGGGATTTGGTTCCCCATACGCCTTTCCGTGCACACGCTCGTTTGATGCTTGAAAATGGTGTATGGCGGTAAGCCCAGTACCGGGTGTCACCTCTGCCGCAAGAGGAAGATCAAGGTTCGTCATGTCCACAATTCTTTTTGTTCCCTATGACGAGGCGGAAGTTCACCACTGTTACTCGTCGATGGATCAGATGGACAGCGCTCATTTGGATCTGGTGACGGCCCACTGATCATACCCTAGTGCGATGAAGGCCGTCCGGGTTGTCGGAATTGCTCAATCTATGGACGACCGTGTCCTGGCTACCGCCCGAATGCTGTCTTCCGGAATGAAACCGGCAAGGTTGAGCAACAGGCGCGCAAAGATGCACCTCTGAGAGAAAAGTCCAGCGCGAGTCCCAGCGCGAGCTTTGCGTCCGACTTCAGTTCGGTGTCATCTACGCCTATGACCCAAGCACTGACAGAGACATCGCAATTTGATGCCGCCGCGAGTCGGCGAGCCGTGAGGGCTTTGCGACCGTCATTGAGTCTGTATCACGTGGCAGATGCTACTTGGGAGGACCGCGCttcctgcttctttttcgacCAGTACATTCTCGATCCCGATGACGAGTACGGTCGAGGCCACTTGGAGTACGTACCCGAGCTATATACGCGCTCCCAAGAAGCCAGCATCTTCGGGGAGACCCCGTCGTCCGCTTGTCTGCGATGGGCGGTCGATGCAACGGGACTCATGACCCTTGCCCAACGGGGCCATGCGTTGCCTTTGATGGTGAGGGCCCGCCAGACGTATGGCAAGGCGCTTCGGAGTCTGCAGGCGGCGCTGGCGTCGG includes:
- a CDS encoding Zinc transporter ZIP9; the encoded protein is MEGLFTLLALSIVMAVTSFVVGSLPLALTLSASQLRLISSIGMGVLVGTSLIVIIPEGIETLYSANAVGRKTISARASTVVWPCEGLIPTASVKRDVYSSGLPPTIPVPFLDIDPATSLPHGHRDAWWEPSYALRARRNENPSDKEKHGKEEEEEEERSSPHAWIGVALISGFILMYLIDKVPEYASPTKPDRQPYHISLDNLGSGLRRSSSPARPDSLLEAGPSHQQHGHSFATTMGLVIHAAADGIALGATSTDTGLSFIIFLAIMVHKAPASFGLTSILLKQGLSARTARAHLLVFSLAAPIGALATFLFAHLLGTSNGDEAASLWRTGMLLLFSGGTFLYVAVHTMQENGPASTSREMSANRYSDSRDSPKGTDKSMRDLVASVLGMILPLFLQIGHAH